One window from the genome of Gambusia affinis linkage group LG14, SWU_Gaff_1.0, whole genome shotgun sequence encodes:
- the lg14h6orf62 gene encoding uncharacterized protein C6orf62 homolog: MGDPTSRRNQTRNRLRAQLRKKRESLADQFDFKIYIAFVFKEKKKKSALFEVAEVVPVMTNNYEENILRGVRDSSYSLESSIELLQKDVVQLHAPRYQSMRRDVIGCTQEMDFILWPRNDIEKIVCLLFSRWKGADDEPFRPVQAKFEFHHGDYEKQCLHALGRKDKAGMVMNNPTQSVFLFMDRQHLQTPKTKATVFKLCSLCLYLPQDQLTCWGVGDIEDHLRPYMPD, from the exons ATGGGGGACCCAACTTCACGAAGGAACCAAACAAGAAACCGGCTTCGAGCTCAGCTTCGGAAGAAAAGGGAATCTTTGGCTGATCAGTTTGACTTCAAGATCTATATAGCCTTCGTTTTCAAGGAAAAG aagaAGAAGTCTGCACTTTTTGAGGTAGCTGAAGTGGTGCCTGTGATGACCAACAACTACGAAGAAAACATCCTAAGAGGTGTGCGCGATTCAAGCTATTCTCTGGAGAGTTCGATAGAGCTCCTTCAAAAAGATGTGGTGCAACTACATGCCCCCCGATACCAGTCAATGCGAAGG gatGTGATAGGCTGCACACAGGAAATGGATTTTATCCTTTGGCCACGCAATGATATTGAGAAGATTGTCTGTCTGCTGTTCTCCAGATGGAAAGGGGCCGATGATGAGCCCTTTAGGCCTGTGCAG GCCAAGTTTGAATTTCATCATGGAGACTACGAGAAGCAATGCTTGCATGCTTTGGGTCGTAAAGACAAAGCTGGAATGGTGATGAACAACCCAACCCAGTCTGTATTTCTCTTTATGGACAGACAACACTTGCAG ACTCCTAAAACCAAGGCCACGGTTTTCAAGTTGTGCAGCCTGTGCTTGTATTTGCCCCAGGACCAGCTGACCTGCTGGGGCGTGGGAGACATCGAGGATCACCTCCGCCCATACATGCCTGATTAA
- the tdp2b gene encoding tyrosyl-DNA phosphodiesterase 2: protein MASTSNSESLSVSDLEKSRSGLCEEFATITGTDSAVAQCYLAENDWEMERAVNSFFEADMERIFEEDFQESDCIPPEKKQKVEEEPSKECIDLTGDSPVARKPPDEDDGKLSLISWNVDGLDTDNLAERARGLCSYLVLYTPDVVFLQELIPPYVQYLKKRAVSYLIIEGGEEAYFTGMMLKKSRIKFLESEIVTYPTTQMMRNLLVAQVTFKGQKLCLMTSHLESCKGHAQERMKQLHTVMQRMRDAPDDVTVLFGGDTNLRDTEVAKVGLPSGVCDVWERLGKQEHCRYTWDTKANNNKTVPFVSRCRFDRIYFQPASKEGVPRLAPDHMALIGLEKLDCGRYTSDHWGLYCSFTAG, encoded by the exons atggcttctaCATCAAACTCGGAGTCGCTGTCTGTGtctgatttggaaaaaagcaGGAGTGGACTTTGCGAGGAGTTCGCTACTATAACGGGAACTGATAGCGCCGTGGCTCAATGCTACCTGGCTGAAAATGACTGGGAGATGGAG AGAGCTGTAAACTCATTCTTTGAGGCAGACATGGAGAGAATATTTGAGGAAGACTTTCAGGAGAGTGACTGCATCCCTccggaaaaaaagcaaaaagtcgAGGAAGAACCTTCAAAGGAGTG CATCGATTTGACCGGCGACAGTCCAGTTGCACGAAAACCACCAGATGAAGATGATGGCAAACTGTCCCTGATCTCCTGGAACGTGGATGGACTAGACACGGACAATCTGGCAGAGCGTGCCAGAGGCCTCTGTTCCTACTTGGTGCT ATACACCCCTGATGTGGTATTCCTGCAGGAACTCATTCCTCCTTATGTTCAATACTTGAAGAAACGGGCTGTCAGCTACCTCATCATTGAAG GTGGTGAAGAAGCTTACTTCACAGGAATGATGCTAAAGAAATCCAGAATAAAATTCTTGGAGAGTGAGATCGTAACTTATCCCACCACACAGATGATGAGGAATCTACTTGTAGCTCAG GTGACGTTCAAAGGTCAGAAGTTGTGCCTGATGACTTCCCACCTTGAAAGCTGTAAAGGCCACGCTCAGGAGCGGATGAAGCAGCTGCACACGGTGATGCAGAGGATGAGAGACGCTCCTGATGATGTCACCGTGCTGTTTGGAGGGGACACGAATCTGAGGGACACCGAG GTAGCCAAAGTGGGCCTACCGTCCGGCGTCTGTGACGTGTGGGAGCGACTGGGCAAGCAGGAGCACTGCCGCTACACGTGGGACACCAAGGCCAACAACAACAAGACCGTCCCCTTCGTCAGCCGCTGCCGCTTCGACCGCATCTACTTCCAGCCAGCCTCTAAGGAAGGAGTACCACGCCTGGCCCCGGATCACATGGCCCTAATCGGACTGGAGAAGCTGGACTGTGGCCGCTACACGAGCGATCACTGGGGCCTTTACTGCAGCTTCACCGCAGGGTAG
- the acot13 gene encoding acyl-coenzyme A thioesterase 13: MSTLTLNSLRQIMRAMIDHSGFDRVVSKVDVVSASPGKVVCEMRVEEEHTNRGGTLHGGLTATLVDVISTMAIMYSERGAPGVSVDMNITYMNAAKIGEDVLITAQVLKQGKTLAFATVDLSSKTSGKPIAQGRHTKHLGSS; encoded by the exons ATGAGCACCTTGACTTTAAACTCACTGAGACAAATAATGAGAGCGATGATTGACCACTCGGGCTTCGACAGAGTCGTGAGCAAG GTGGACGTTGTGTCTGCGAGCCCCGGGAAGGTGGTGTGTGAGATGCGGGTGGAAGAGGAGCACACAAACCGGGGAGGGACGCTGCACGGCGGGCTGACAGCCACCCTGGTGGACGTAATCTCTACCATGGCCATTATGTACAGTGAGAGAGGAGCCCCAGGGGTCAGCGTGGATATGAATATAAC GTACATGAATGCTGCCAAGATAGGGGAAGACGTCCTCATCACTGCACAAGTTCTGAAGCAGGGGAAAACGCTGGCATTTGCCACTGTAGATCTTTCCAGCAAAACCTCAGGGAAACCCATCGCTCAAGGACGCCACACTAAACACCTCGGCAGCAGCTAA